One window of the Cardiocondyla obscurior isolate alpha-2009 linkage group LG05, Cobs3.1, whole genome shotgun sequence genome contains the following:
- the Serrs gene encoding serine--tRNA ligase, cytoplasmic produces the protein MVLDLDFFRKDKGFDPEKIRENQKKRFKDVQLVDTVIEKDKHWRQLRHRADNFNKLKNLCSKEIGEKMKRKEPIGDDDTVPPAIAEDLDSLTSENLKALTVTQIKRIRTLIDIAIQKNDENLKTTESERNNALREVGNHLHESVPVSDDEEENKVERTWGDCAERKKYSHVDLIHMIDGMDGERGTNVSGGRGYFLTGPAVFLQQAVIQLALKKLFKKGYKPLYTPFTMRKDAMQEVAQLSQFDEELYKVIGKGSERNEDKEMEEKYLIATSEQPIAAFHRGEWIAENALPIKYAGISTCFRQEVGSHGRDTRGIFRVHQFEKVEQFCLTSPHDNKSWEMMDHMISNAEEFYQALEIPYRIVNIVSGALNHAASKKLDLEAWFPGSGAFRELVSCSNCLDYQARRLLVRYGQTKKMNTTTDYVHMLNATLCAVTRVICAILEVHQTETGIKVPKVLAEYMPSEYESEILFVKAAPIDEIETKKQKKQKENISK, from the exons ATGGTGCTCGACTTGGATTTTTTCCGTAAGGACAAGGGTTTTGACCCGGAAAAGATCCGAGAAAACCAGAAGAAGCGTTTCAAGGATGTGCAGCTAGTGGACACTGTAATCGAAAAGGACAAACACTGGCGGCAGTTGCGACATCGCGCCGACAACTTTAACAAGCTGAAGAACCTGTGCAGCAAAGAGATCGGCGAGAAAATGAAGAGGAAGGAGCCGATCGGCGACGACGACACCGTGCCACCAGCGATCGCCGAAGATTTGGATAGCTTGACTTCAGAGAACCTAAAAGCGTTAACGGTGACGCAGATCAAGCGAATACGAACGCTCATCGATATTGCTATACAAAAAAACGATGAGAACCTGAAAACCACCGAATCGGAGAGAAATAACGCACTTAGGGAAGTAGGAAATCATCTGCATGAATCCGTGCCTGTCAGTGACGATGAGGAAGAGAACAAA GTTGAGAGAACGTGGGGAGATTGcgctgagagaaaaaaatactcTCACGTCGATCTGATTCATATGATCGACGGCATGGATGGAGAACGTGGAACAAATGTATCTGGTGGACGAGGTTATTTCTTGACTGGACCAGCGGTGTTTCTCCAACAGGCTGTAATACAATTAgcattgaaaaaattatttaagaaaggTTATAAGCCTCTGTACACTCCATTTACTATGCGGAAAGACGCGATGCAAGAAGTAGCTCAACTTTCTCAATTTGATGAGGAATTGTACAAG gTGATTGGTAAAGGTAGCGAACGTAACGAGGATAAAGAAATGGAAGAAAAATACCTCATTGCTACCTCTGAACAACCAATAGCAGCGTTTCATAGGGGCGAATGGATAGCTGAAAATGCTTTACCAATAAAATATGCTGGAATCTCCACTTGCTTTAGACAAGAAGTAGGCTCTCATGGACGAGATACTAGAGGCATTTTTAGGGTACATCAGTTTGAAAAG GTAGAACAATTCTGTCTTACCTCGCCGCATGATAATAAATCTTGGGAGATGATGGATCATATGATTTCCAACGCAGAAGAATTTTATCAGGCTTTAGAAATTCCTTATCGTATAGTTAATATTGTATCCGGTGCACTGAATCACGCAGCTTCCAAGAAGTTGGACTTGGAAGCCTGGTTTCCCGGCTCGGGTGCATTTCGTGAGCTCGTATCATGTAGCAATTGCTTGGATTATCAAGCAAGGAGATTGCTCGTCAG ATACGGGCAAacaaagaagatgaataccaCAACAGACTACGTTCACATGCTGAATGCGACGTTGTGTGCCGTGACGCGTGTAATTTGCGCGATTTTGGAAGTACATCAAACGGAAACTGGTATCAAGGTGCCAAAAGTTCTGGCCGAGTACATGCCTTCCGAGTACGAAAGCGAAATTCTATTTGTGAAAGCTGCGCCGATCGATGAAATCGAAAcgaaaaaacagaaaaagcaAAAGGAAAATATATCCAAGTAA